The genomic stretch CCTGGTAAAAATGGGCAAATTGACCTTCGAGGTTCGCTATTCGCCCCTGCGAAACGCCAACAACGAAGTCATGGGCGCAATTGGCGTCGCCACCGACATCACCGAACGCATCCAAGTAGAGGAAACCCTCCGCCAAAGCGAAGTGTTGCGCCAAAGTGAAGCCAAAACTCGCGCCCTCCTCGACGCGATCCCAGATTCGATGTTTCGCATCCGTGAAGATGGCACCTTTCTAGACTTCAGAGCCGCTAAAAATGACGTTCGGGCGATCGCTCCCGCTCGAGTCATCGGTCAAACTGTGCAGGAGCTTTTGCCAACCGAGGTAGCGCAGCAAATGCTGCATTATGTAGCCAAAGCGCTGTCTGCTAACGAGATCCAAGTTTTTGAATATCAACTGCTCGCTCCCTTGAATCCCGCTTACCCAACCGGAGAGATAGGCTCTGTGCGCGATTATGAAGCTCGCGTTGTTGTCAACGGAGCGGATGAAGTGCTGGCAATCGTGCGCGATATTACCGAGCGCAAGGAGATGGAGCGACTGAAAAACGAATTTGTCTCCATCGTCAGCCATGAATTGAGGACGCCGCTCACTTCGGTGCGAGGCTCCTTGAGTTTAATTGCTGGAGGTGTGACGGGTGAAATTCCCAATGAGGCAAAGGCGCTAGTGAATATTGCTTATAAAAATACCGAGCGTCTGATTCTCCTGATTAACGACATTTTAGATATTGAAAAGATTGAATCCGGCAAAATGGATTTTCATCTCCAGCCGCTGGAACTAATGCCACTCGTAGAGCAGGCGCTGGAGGCGAACCGGGGCTATGGCGAACAGTTTGGGGTGCAGTTGGTACTGGAGTCTGAGTTGTCCGGTGTTCAGGTAAATGTCGATCGCGACCGCCTGATGCAGGTACTAACGAATCTACTCTCCAACGCCGCCAAATTCTCTCCCCCCAATGGTACCGTCACCCTCTCCGTTTCCCGTCCAACTCAATCGCCAAATACCATCCGCGTTGCCGTTACCGACTGCGGTTGTGGGATTCCCGAAGACTTTCGCCCTCGGATTTTTCAGAAATTTGCTCAAGCAGATTCCTCAGATACCCGTCAAAAGGGAGGAACTGGCTTAGGTTTAAGTATCTGCAAAGCGATCGTAGAAAAACTCGGAGGACACATTAGTTTTGAAACTCAAACGAATGTCGGGACGACTTTCTACTTCGATTTACCAGAATGGCAAGAAGCACGGATCTCAAAGATTATGACTTCCCACTCGCCGGAAAGTCTCCCCATCCTTATCTGTGAAGACGATCCCGATATTGCCACGCTGCTGTCGCTGATGCTGAAACAAGAAGGTTTAAGTGCAGATATCGCCTACAATGCAGCCCAAGCCAAGCAGCTTTTGTCAGAAAATTGCTATGCAGCGATGACTGTAGATTTGGCGCTACCCGGTCAAGATGGCATCTCTTTGATCCGCGAACTGCGGGAAGATGAAAATACTCAGAGTCTCCCGATTGTGGTCGTTTCTGCCAAAGCCCAACAGGGGCGCGAACAACTCAGTGGCGGTGGATTGCCGGTGATAGACTGGCTGGATAAACCAATAGATCAGGCGCGATTGATGGCATCTGTCCGCCAAGCAGTTCGGCAGAACTCAGACAGTAAGCCTCATATTTTGTATGTTGAGGACGATCCGGATTTAACTCAGGTGGTCTCAACAATTTTGCAGAATATCGCCGAAATTGATTCAGCTAAAAATCTTCATGAGGCAAGACACAAGCTGTCTTCTAAAACTTTTGACTTAGTGATTCTTGACCTCAGTTTACCGGATGGTTCTGGTCTAGAATTGCTAGCGGATCTCAACAATCAGATTTTTTCCTCCATCCCCGCAGTCATTTTCTCCGCCAATACCGTTGGCATGGAGGCGGCACATCACGTAGCTGCGGCACTCGTCAAGTCCCGCACCTCCAATCAGCAGTTGCTGGAAACGATTAAATCCCTAATTGGACGCGGTAATTCCGCTTCTTAATTCTGTTTTTTTAAGTTTCAATAAATTAAACGTTTATTGAAACTTAAATTTAATGGAGTTTAAATAGTTGTTATTAAATTTTTAATTTATAAACTAAAAATCAAAATATTTAGTAGGATGACCGAATTAAACCATGTCATATTGTAAACTGGGGAGCCATTCCCATCCTGCTTGGTTCTCCGCGTTGAGAGGCGTGGAGTTTGAGGTAAGGAACTCAACATGGCAAGGGTAAGACGGGGAGTAAAAAGCGCTTTTCCGAGCTTACTAATAATTTAGTCTGACTACTTTCTGGAGATAGGGAATGAGTTCGTTATTCGTAGAGGGAATAACAATAAACCCTAAACTATCGCAATCCCAAATGAATTGTAGAATCTTCTCTTTTTTTATAGATATGCTTTTTCTTCCGACTCAGTTTAAATTAATGAGTAATCAATCAAAAGCAATATGACAACTCCATCTTTAACTCGTATCTTGTTGGTGGAAGATGATCCGGACATTCAGACCGTTGCCTGCTTGGGTTTGAAAGTAGTCGGCGGTTTCACGGTAGAAGTCTGTAGTTCTGGGAGCGAAGCGATTCAGAAAGCGCCGATATTTGCCCCAGATTTGATTTTGCTGGATGTGATGATGCCTGGGATGGATGGGATGACCACCCTAAAGGCACTGCGGGAACTCCCGCAAACTTTAAGCACTCCGGTAATTTTCTTGACAGCCAAAGTGCAAACCCATGAAGTAGCTTATTATAAGCAACTTGGTGTATTGGATGTGATTGCGAAGCCGTTCGATCCCATGACCCTTTCTGCAACTCTCAATCGTATGTGGTTCCAGTACCATGATTGATGCGCTTCAAGATCCGCAAGAACAACTCAATGCCCTACGCCTTGCCTATAGGCAACAACTGCCGAGTCGAATTGAGCAGATTGAAACAATTTGGAATCAGCTGCTGGGAAGCCTTGAGGAAAGAGGGACCGTAGCTGGGGAGTCAGGATGTAGGGGCGGGGAAACCCTGCCCGGAGCAGGAGAGAATCAAGAACATCAACCCCTCAGCACCTCAAAGGTTCAGCCCCTTTCGTCTTCTCAAAATCCGCCTCAGTCCCTGCTAGAAGCCGCTGCCTCACCTTTGGAAACGCTACACCACCTGATGCACCGTTTGGCGGGTTCTAGTGCCACGTTTGGGTTGCTGGGGTTAGGGAATGCGGCACGAACCTTGGAACTGGTGTTCAAGGCGATTTTGGATAGTGGAAAGTTGCCAACCGCAGAAGAGCAAGCACAAATCTGCGTGCTGGTAGGAGGATTGAAACAGGCGATCGCAGTGGAGGACACTTGTGTACTGGATCTAAACCTCCCCCCGTTGCAGTCTCAAGAGCCTTGGACAGAGAATCGGCTGATTTTTTTGGTGGAAGACGATCCGCATCTATCGCAGGATTTGGCGTTGCAAATCAGTTGTTTTGGTTATCAGGTTCGCACTTTTGACAAAATTGCTGAACTGGAGGAGGCGATCGCGCAAACACCACCTGCCGCTGCAATTGTAGATGTTGTTTTCCCCCAAGACAGTCTCGCTGGCCCCAAAACAATTACTGCCATCCAGCAGCACCGAGAGCAACCGCTGCCAGTTTTGTTTATTTCTGCCAGAAACGATCTCATGGCTCGTTTACAGGCGGTGAGAGCGGGTGGAAAGGCGTATTTTCCCAAGCCAATTAATATTGGAGAATTGATTGATGCGCTGGATTTGCTGACAGTGCCGCAAGCACCAGAGC from Coleofasciculus sp. FACHB-T130 encodes the following:
- a CDS encoding diguanylate cyclase, with the translated sequence MIDALQDPQEQLNALRLAYRQQLPSRIEQIETIWNQLLGSLEERGTVAGESGCRGGETLPGAGENQEHQPLSTSKVQPLSSSQNPPQSLLEAAASPLETLHHLMHRLAGSSATFGLLGLGNAARTLELVFKAILDSGKLPTAEEQAQICVLVGGLKQAIAVEDTCVLDLNLPPLQSQEPWTENRLIFLVEDDPHLSQDLALQISCFGYQVRTFDKIAELEEAIAQTPPAAAIVDVVFPQDSLAGPKTITAIQQHREQPLPVLFISARNDLMARLQAVRAGGKAYFPKPINIGELIDALDLLTVPQAPEPYRILIVDDDAPLASFYGWTLEQAGMTALVVTDPLQVMPPLIEFRPDLILMDMYMPGCDGVELAAVIRQQPAYVGIPIVFLSMETDLNKQLAAIQLGGDDFLTKPIQPNHLIASVMPRVQRSRLLRSVMVRDSLTGLLNHTTIKEQLSIEVQRGRREKTNLAFAMIDIDDFKSVNDTYGHLTGDRVLKSLSRLLQQRLRKTDITGRYGGEEFAAILPNTDGATAVQVLNRIREGFAQVRQQSDGAEFSVTFSCGIAVFPNVDEATQLNEAADKALYEAKRRGRNQVVLST
- a CDS encoding response regulator; protein product: MTTPSLTRILLVEDDPDIQTVACLGLKVVGGFTVEVCSSGSEAIQKAPIFAPDLILLDVMMPGMDGMTTLKALRELPQTLSTPVIFLTAKVQTHEVAYYKQLGVLDVIAKPFDPMTLSATLNRMWFQYHD
- a CDS encoding PAS domain S-box protein is translated as MNYTDNQELLQLFIQQAPAAVAMFDRKMRYLLFSHRWLTEQNLGEDIIGRSYYEIERGVADRWQAIHQRCLAGSIEKVEESLPRTDGTVEWVRWEVQPWRTGTGEIGGLIVSRDAIAERHPSQEHLHLLEKAIAASNNGIVISDASLPDNPLIYINPSFQEMTGYSESEVLGHNCRFLQGIDTEQPAIAQLRTAIRDGKECNVTLRNYRKDGTLFWNELRVAPVKNPQGKLTNFVGVQTDITDRVEAQEHLIRISKAVENASDAIIITNAKGQSLYHNPAFVELFEYTTDEINAAGGPAIRYCDPNVAREVISTIKQGNSCWSGEVEMRTRSDRTISILLRADAIADDNGNVVGLIGIHTDITARKQAEAVLRQLLRREQLLGAMQERIRQSLKLEDVLNTAVEEVRQFLQTDRTILYRFEPDGSGTVVVESVSAQWLAVLGSNIKDPCFGKTYAAAYQQGRIRVIEDIYTAQLNPCHIELLEQFQVRANLVVPILQGDHLWGLLIAHHCRSSRQWQYEEVELLEALSVQIAIAIQQAALFEQVEAELARSQAAQTALRDSEERLRTVVKSAPIVLFALDDRGVITFSEGSGLDTLGLEAGKVVGQSIFEVYRRFPQILEEVRQALSGKALTSLVKMGKLTFEVRYSPLRNANNEVMGAIGVATDITERIQVEETLRQSEVLRQSEAKTRALLDAIPDSMFRIREDGTFLDFRAAKNDVRAIAPARVIGQTVQELLPTEVAQQMLHYVAKALSANEIQVFEYQLLAPLNPAYPTGEIGSVRDYEARVVVNGADEVLAIVRDITERKEMERLKNEFVSIVSHELRTPLTSVRGSLSLIAGGVTGEIPNEAKALVNIAYKNTERLILLINDILDIEKIESGKMDFHLQPLELMPLVEQALEANRGYGEQFGVQLVLESELSGVQVNVDRDRLMQVLTNLLSNAAKFSPPNGTVTLSVSRPTQSPNTIRVAVTDCGCGIPEDFRPRIFQKFAQADSSDTRQKGGTGLGLSICKAIVEKLGGHISFETQTNVGTTFYFDLPEWQEARISKIMTSHSPESLPILICEDDPDIATLLSLMLKQEGLSADIAYNAAQAKQLLSENCYAAMTVDLALPGQDGISLIRELREDENTQSLPIVVVSAKAQQGREQLSGGGLPVIDWLDKPIDQARLMASVRQAVRQNSDSKPHILYVEDDPDLTQVVSTILQNIAEIDSAKNLHEARHKLSSKTFDLVILDLSLPDGSGLELLADLNNQIFSSIPAVIFSANTVGMEAAHHVAAALVKSRTSNQQLLETIKSLIGRGNSAS